One Portunus trituberculatus isolate SZX2019 chromosome 43, ASM1759143v1, whole genome shotgun sequence DNA segment encodes these proteins:
- the LOC123518034 gene encoding uncharacterized protein LOC123518034 isoform X1: protein MSKKYAQHFRAEWLKDPNYEKWLRRVEGDDTKCVCKYCHCTLSAKRSDIDRHRQTLKHKKAEKPFSTERQGTIPFEKVSSDTHVTEGNVSLFIAEHCSLRVVDHLSELCKVRFADSKGCKDFKLKRTKCSAIVCNVLAPHFSSDLKDDIGDQKFSLLIDESNDITVTKLLGIAIRFYSRSKKKIVVTFLDLVELPDCDSTGICDALKRSLKNNGLELQKLTAIGTDNASVMTGVNSGVYAKLKTEVPHLILIKCVCHSLQLAVSHATAQCLPRNLDFLIKETYNWFSHSAIRQARYKEIFSLINDGQAPLKLIHLSQTRWLSVESAIVRILQQWLELKTHFGMARHGEKCYTAEILYGMFCDKENYAFLVFLKHILGEVQRVNKKFEAEVQDPTKLLSDLLHLIDSMKSKVLIPGKTLKAGS from the coding sequence ATGAGCAAAAAGTACGCACAACATTTTAGAGCAGAGTGGTTAAAAGACCCAAATTATGAGAAATGGTTGCGGAGAGTAGAAGGTGATGATACGAAATGTGTTTGTAAGTACTGTCATTGCACACTGTCTGCAAAACGTAGTGACAttgatagacacagacagacattaaAACATAAGAAAGCAGAGAAACCTTTCAGTACCGAAAGACAAGGCACAATACCATTTGAAAAAGTGAGTAGTGACACACatgtgactgaaggaaatgtatCCCTATTCATTGCAGAACACTGTTCATTACGTGTTGTTGATCACCTCAGTGAGCTGTGCAAAGTAAGATTTGCAGATAGTAAGGGATGCAAGGATTTCAAGCTAAAGAGGACAAAGTGCAGTGCTATTGTGTGCAACGTGCTTGCTCCACACTTCAGCAGTGATTTGAAAGATGACATTGGTGATCAAAAGTTCAGTCTCTTAATTGATGAGAGTAATGACATTACAGTAACCAAGCTACTAGGAATTGCTATTAGATTTTActcaagaagtaagaaaaaaattgtagtgACATTTTTGGACCTTGTTGAACTCCCAGACTGTGATTCTACTGGAATATGTGATGCCTTGAAAAGATCCTTGAAAAATAATGGACTGGAGTTACAAAAGCTCACTGCTATAGGGACTGATAATGCTTCTGTTATGACGGGAGTTAACAGTGGAGTGTATGCAAAACTCAAAACAGAAGTTCCTCATCTCATCCTTATTAAGTGTGTCTGCCATTCTTTGCAGTTAGCTGTGTCTCATGCAACAGCTCAGTGCCTCCCTAGAAACCTAGACTTTTTGATTAAAGAGACTTATAATTGGTTTTCCCACTCTGCTATCCGCCAAGCTAGATACAAGGAAATATTTTCTCTGATAAATGATGGTCAAGCTCCACTTAAATTAATTCACCTGAGCCAGACTCGATGGCTTTCAGTTGAATCGGCAATAGTCAGAATTTTGCAACAATGGCTTGAACTTAAGACTCACTTTGGCATGGCAAGACATGGTGAAAAGTGTTACACAGCTGAGATCCTGTATGGAATGTTTTGTGACAAGGAAAACTATGCATTCCTTGTATTTCTGAAACATATTCTGGGAGAAGTTCAGCGAGTTAATAAGAAATTTGAAGCAGAGGTACAAGATCCAACGAAACTACTGAGTgaccttcttcatcttattgATTCTATGAAGTCAAAGGTCCTCATCCCAGGTAAAACATTAAAGGCAGGGAGTTGA
- the LOC123518034 gene encoding uncharacterized protein LOC123518034 isoform X2: protein MLQEVPKWFRKSTLRREMYKMLFETMNTGEERHGIPLPFLTLSTTRWLVRGKVLFNILVNWMELKAYFHCASIHGAQDVRYKARLLWEMFCDDSNYLYFVFSSPLVTEFERVNALFQSNNASPSSLLLELDIHYKSLHNRIYSEQGTLLPLNKTDFGAKFSMECNRLLSSKNMASRLESIQQRCQEMLVELVSQVKMRLPENRGLFDKLSKLSPHNVLTQLNRPKFNELPFPHLQESLELCEEQYRKILYHPWNNEEVFSSGIPEDPVNFWASIKKYEEGGRKPYEALARYALAALTTPVSNALVERIFPMLML from the coding sequence ATGTTACAAGAAGTACCAAAGTGGTTCAGAAAAAGTACATTAAGGCGTGAGATGTACAAGATGCTGTTTGAGACCATGAATACTGGTGAAGAAAGGCATGGCATACCTCTTCCATTTCTAACCCTTTCCACAACACGATGGCTAGTCAGAGGAAAAGTGCTATTCAACATTTTAGTTAACTGGATGGAATTGAAAGCTTACTTTCATTGTGCCAGCATCCATGGAGCACAAGATGTAAGGTACAAGGCTCGTCTTTTGTGGGAAATGTTTTGCGACGACTCCAACTACTTGTACTTTGTCTTCAGTTCACCCTTGGTTACAGAATTTGAAAGAGTGAATGCACTCTTCCAGTCTAACAATGCCAGTCCATCCTCTTTGCTTCTTGAATTGGATATACATTATAAATCTCTTCACAACAGAATCTACAGTGAGCAAGGCACGTTACTACCACTGAATAAAACTGATTTTGGAGCCAAATTTTCCATGGAATGCAACAGACTTCTTTCCAGCAAAAATATGGCCTCTCGTCTGGAAAGCATACAACAACGGTGCCAGGAAATGCTTGTTGAACTTGTGTCTCAAGTCAAGATGAGGCTACCAGAGAATAGAGGACTGTTTGACAAATTAAGCAAGTTATCCCCACATAATGTCCTTACCCAGCTAAACAGACCAAAATTCAATGAACTTCCATTTCCTCACCTCCAAGAATCTCTTGAACTTTGTGAAGAACAATACAGAAAAATTCTTTATCATCCCTGGAATAATGAAGAGGTCTTCAGCTCTGGAATCCCAGAAGATCCAGTTAACTTTTGGgcttcaataaagaaatatgaagaaggtGGTAGAAAGCCATATGAAGCTCTGGCCAGATATGCTTTGGCAGCATTGACAACGCCAGTGAGCAACGCACTTGTTGAGAGGATTTTTCCCATGTTAATGCTGTGA